From Pseudorasbora parva isolate DD20220531a chromosome 25, ASM2467924v1, whole genome shotgun sequence, one genomic window encodes:
- the LOC137065233 gene encoding histone H4 produces the protein MSGRGKGGKGLGKGGAKRHRKVLRDNIQGITKPAIRRLARRGGVKRISGLIYEETRGVLKVFLENVIRDAVTYTEHAKRKTVTAMDVVYALKRQGRTLYGFGG, from the coding sequence ATGTCTGGAAGAGGCAAAGGCGGTAAGGGTCTCGGTAAAGGAGGCGCTAAGCGTCATCGTAAAGTTTTGCGCGATAACATCCAGGGAATCACCAAACCCGCCATCCGTCGTCTGGCTCGCCGTGGCGGTGTCAAGCGCATCTCCGGTCTGATCTACGAGGAGACCCGCGGAGTGTTGAAGGTGTTTCTGGAGAACGTTATCCGCGATGCCGTGACCTACACCGAGCACGCCAAGAGAAAGACCGTCACCGCCATGGATGTTGTGTACGCGCTGAAGCGACAGGGACGCACCCTGTACGGCTTCGGAGGTTAA
- the LOC137065373 gene encoding histone H2B-like, with amino-acid sequence MPEPAKSAPKKGSKKAVTKTTAKGGKKRRKSRKESYAIYVYKVLKQVHPDTGISSKAMGIMNSFVNDIFERIGGEASRLAHYNKRSTITSREIQTAVRLLLPGELAKHAVSEGTKAVTKYTSSK; translated from the coding sequence ATGCCTGAACCAGCAAAGTCCGCGCCCAAGAAAGGCTCCAAGAAGGCCGTCACCAAGACCACCGCTAAGGGAGGAAAGAAGCGCAGAAAGTCCAGGAAGGAGAGCTACGCGATCTATGTGTACAAAGTTCTGAAGCAGGTTCATCCTGACACCGGCATCTCCTCCAAGGCGATGGGCATCATGAACTCTTTCGTCAACGACATCTTCGAGCGCATCGGCGGTGAGGCGTCTCGTCTGGCGCACTACAACAAGCGCTCCACCATCACTTCCAGAGAGATCCAGACCGCCGTGCGTCTGCTGCTGCCCGGAGAGCTGGCCAAACACGCCGTGTCCGAGGGCACAAAGGCCGTCACCAAATACACCAGCTCTAAGTGA